A region from the Cannabis sativa cultivar Pink pepper isolate KNU-18-1 chromosome 9, ASM2916894v1, whole genome shotgun sequence genome encodes:
- the LOC133031203 gene encoding uncharacterized protein LOC133031203, which produces MKTSRDIPDNSDFWRLLWQLQLPPKVLNFLWRASTNSLPTRFHLSTKHIPIAATCPFCLVAPETTLHVLALEAGMICWSVWTRHNDLVWNSKHPDASEVVTMEKLNYVEWFNAQKHNVTDASLNWPTALPVEQWTTPDFPFVKVNVDGALFSIQGRYGLGLIVRSAAGMVLEARILSREGSLQPHIVEAIGIKEALSWSKANGWTLVADFDVVSFTFAKRSANKVAHALARSSFSETDRFNVKEDNELMPDYEN; this is translated from the exons ATGAAAACCAGCAGAGATATTCCAGATAACTCTGATTTCTGGCGGCTCTTATGGCAGTTACAGCTCCCTCCAAAAGTTCTCAACTTTCTGTGGAGAGCTTCTACCAACAGTCTTCCAACTCGGTTTCATCTTTCCACAAAACATATTCCAATTGCTGCAACATGTCCATTTTGTCTTGTTGCTCCTGAGACGACTCTGCATGTTCTG GCTCTTGAGGCTGGTATGATTTGTTGGTCAGTTTGGACTCGTCATAATGATTTGGTTTGGAACTCCAAACACCCTGATGCGAGTGAGGTTGTGACTatggaaaaattaaattatgttgAATGGTTTAATGCTCAAAAACATAATGTCACGGATGCAAGTTTAAACTGGCCGACTGCACTACCCGTAGAGCAATGGACAACACCTGATTTCCCTTTTGTCAAAGTTAATGTCGATGGTGCACTATTCTCTATCCAAGGGCGATATGGCCTGGGTTTGATTGTAAGGTCTGCTGCGGGAATGGTCTTGGAGGCCAGAATTTTATCTAGAGAAGGCTCTTTGCAACCTCATATTGTTGAAGCCATTGGTATAAAGGAAGCTCTTTCTTGGAGTAAAGCGAATGGATG GACTCTGGTTGCTgattttgatgttgtttcttTTACTTTTGCTAAGCGGTCTGCTAATAAGGTTGCGCATGCCTTGGCGCGATCTTCTTTTTCTGAGACTGACC GCTTTAATGTGAAGGAGGATAATGAGTTGATGCCAGATTACGAAAATTAG